AATGAGAAGAGCAAAGCAGGTAATCGGAATCGTACTGGGTACAACATTGATGATGTCAATCGCAGCATGCGGGGATAACAATGACGTTGAAAATGCAACAGGCGGAGAAAATGAAGCAGCGGCGGCTGAAGAAAATGTAAATAATGAGGCGCCGGAAGTAGACGAAGATGAAATCGTCATGCAGGCATCAAGAGCTTATTTCAACACCTTGCCTGAAGGCAGCTACATGATGTCTGCGGATGATGTTTATGAAGCATTAGATGATGTGGTGATTTTGGACATTCGTGCTGATGGTGACTTTGCCGAAGAAGCGATCGCAGGAGCAATGAATATTCCAATGGCGCAGCTTGGCACATCCTTTGACGAGATTCCGTCAGATGAAAAAGTCGTCGTTGTCTGCTACTCGGGCCAAACGGCTTCA
This Salisediminibacterium beveridgei DNA region includes the following protein-coding sequences:
- a CDS encoding rhodanese-like domain-containing protein, encoding MRRAKQVIGIVLGTTLMMSIAACGDNNDVENATGGENEAAAAEENVNNEAPEVDEDEIVMQASRAYFNTLPEGSYMMSADDVYEALDDVVILDIRADGDFAEEAIAGAMNIPMAQLGTSFDEIPSDEKVVVVCYSGQTASQAMAVLRMAGYDTYIATGGMNGWNSAELPVE